The Silene latifolia isolate original U9 population chromosome Y, ASM4854445v1, whole genome shotgun sequence sequence TATCTGATTTTACTAGATATAATAATAAGTACGTAGTAGGTTGTATCCGATGtagaaataataataaggatggttagagactcgtgctgataacgttTTATAAAATAAAGACAAGAGAATTGTAGAGAGAAAGTTAGAGAGAATATAGAGAAAGACAGAACCGTATATTATTCCATTATGAGagggtatatatacacatacaataagggtagagtttccataagataatacaatctataatattctaagatatggacaagGTTCATCATTTTCCTTTTATAGTTTAAAATACGCACTTTTCATAATATAACTTATATACGTGTAAATATTTTGATCATTCAAAATATATGTGAGCGATATTACGAATGTATGTATACTCCTACGAATATTGATGCTACAAATCGATTAATgtataaaaatttcgaaattttctcAATATACTTTGTGGATACCATTTGAAATAAAAGCATCATCTTAAAAACTAAAATGACTTAGGGGGTGTCTGATAAACAGTAGATTGTGAAGTTTTTAGCATATTGAGactttttagcatgtttgaccagtCAATATGCTTTTTGGAGTGTTTGGTAGAtagcatattgaaatagtagattttGGGGCAATCTACCATTTTATAATATGCTGCTCCTACCAGCATATTCAATCAGTAGATTAGAGAATATTTAAATTGACATTTTTATCCTTGAGAAAATATGTTATCATAGTTGCCAATAATTGATCCATGTCCATGTTAGTCATTTTACATAGAAAATAAACAacttgttaatctgaaactgcTTATTACCAAACACCAttaacaaatttttcaaattATAAATTTTGGTCAAACCCGCTAATAAAATCAGCTAAACATAATTTACTTTTGCAATCTGTTTCTCCTAATATTAATCCGTTATTTGCCAAACAGATCCTTAAAAGAACAAAGGGATATGTCACGAATAACTAACATaattagttagttagttagtcaATAATGATAGTTAATTAGAGTAACCAAAGTTAGAGTTACTAACTATAATCCAACTTGTATGTAATTGACTTCTTCTACTTTCACATAAGTTAATACAATCATTTTCTTATTTACATTATCTCTCTACACTTTTCCACTCTAAACAATTTTCCTAATTCAATCTACTAAATTTTTCATCTGTTAGGTTGCAAACCCATGTCttacatcggtagaataaagatggaagatcatctttataagtgtccataaaatataatagtacaagaccttttgggaaggagtccaagagtaaatccgttagggcttggcccaaagcggacaatatcgtactattatggacagtggaAAACGGTGCAGCAGAGGCTCAACAGGGGATATctacgcttccgcacaacaagtgggatgagagcccaaggttcgacttgggGTAGACACGAAGATGCATCAGCAGGCCCAAGAATTGAATCTGTTCTGAATTCCGCATCTGATTTAGTTTCCTTATCTGTTTAGGAAACTATTATTTAGTTTCCTTGTCAATTTAGGAAATTGTTATCGGGTTTCTATATCTCTTAGGGTTTCCCAATTCTCTTAAGGAAAATATTTATTATGAGAGTACTATAAGGTAACCAATGCTCGTTGTTTGAGATTAATTAATTTTTTAAGTAATACTAATTGTGTGGATCTACCTTTTTCGGGTAATTGTTTTACTTGGAGAAAAAAGAAAACTGGCGTCGAAAATATTTTTGAAATCCTTAATTGAGCCTTAGCCTCTCCTAATTGGATTAGTATTTATCCAAACATGCAGTTTATGCATCACGCGTTTACTAGCTCCGACCATTGGTCTTATCTCGGTGACGTTCCATGACCAAATTCATAAGAAAGCCCCTCCTTTTCGACTTGAACTATGTGGACTCTACGGGATGATTTTAGTAAGCTTGTTAAAAAGTGTTGGCAGTACCAGTTTCATGGGTCTTATATGCTCTGTCTTTCTCGAAAATGCAAATTCctaaagcaaaaggccaaaaaaTGGAATCAATCTACATTTGGAAATATTTTTAGACAACTTTCAATTGCTGAAAAAAAGTTAGAGAATATACAAAACGAACTTGGTTCATCCCATGTAACGGTTTTAGGAATTGTGAGGTTGAAATGGCTAAAAAGCCTGATGCCTGACTTGACTATAAACACATTTATTGGCAAAAAAAAAACTCGTATTAATAAAGCTAATTTTGGAGATAATAACACTAAGTACTTACAAAATCATGCCACAATTAGATGTAGTAGAAATGGTATTAAGCAATTTATTAATAAGGATGGTGCTTTTTTTATTGACCAAAATCTTATTCAACAAGAAATATCTAATGAGTTCAAACTAAGGTTTACAAAGAATCAACTTTgtcattttgatcaaaatgagGATTTTAAGTCTATTAGTAGATTAATAATGGATGAAGATAACAATTTTCTTACTAGTAAGATTAGTAAGGAAGAGGTTAAAGAAACTGTTTTCAATTTAGCTGCAGATAAAAGTCCTGGACCTGATGGCTTTCCTGTAGAATTTTTTCGAAAATATTGGGATATAGTAGGAAATTCTGTTACTAAAACAATTTTAACATTTTTTTCATTCTAGTAAACTTCTTAAAGAAGTCAATCATACTTTTATAGCATTCATCCCTAAAATTGATAATCCTTAATCAACAAACCATCTTCGGCCAATTAGTCTTtgttcaacaatttataaaattattgaGAAAATTATAGCAATTCGTCTCTGAAGTGTATTACATAAGGTTATACGTCCGTATCAAGGTACTTTTACACCTAATCGCTTTATTCAAGATAATATCTTTCTAGCGCATGAGATCTTAAACTCTTTTAAGCGTAAAAAAGGTAAAGGAGATGGATTGCTATtaaacttgatatggagaaagcataTGATCGACTTGAATGGAACTTTATTAAAGAGACATTTACGCAAATGAGTTTTAGTCCTACTTGGATTTCTTGGATTATGGAATGTATTAAAACTGTTTCTTTCTCGGTTCTTGTAAATAGAAGACCGGGTAATGTGTTCACACCTACTCGAGGTATTAGACAGGGAGACCCACTTTCGCCATATATTTTTATTATGTGTGCTGAGATTTTAGCAAGATCTCTACAAAATAATAGCGATCTTAGTTCTAGTGATATTGATATTAGAATTGGACCTGGATTGGAAAAAATTCAATTCCTGACTTTTGCAGATGTCACTATCATTTTTGCTAAAGCCTCTAATCAGAGTTGTAGAACTATTAAAtctattttagataaattttgcacgatttCTAGACAATTTGTTAATTTCAACAAATCAACTTTCCAGTGCACTAGAAATATTGACCGCTCACTTCGTCGGTCTTTTAGAGGTATTCTTGGTATGAATGAAGAAGCTCATTTAGGTAAGTACTTACGTTGTTATTTAATTGACAGCTGAGTGACTAAAAATATGTTTGAAAGTATTATTAATTCCTCATGCGCTTAATTATCGAAATAGAAAGCGAATTCTTTATCGCAAGCAGGTAGACTGGTTCTTGTTAATGCTAACCTTGCCGCAAAGGGAATCTTTCAAATGCAAAGTTTCTTCCTTCCCTCAAGTATCCATAACAGATTAGACAAAATTAATAGAGATTTTTTATGGAATAAGAATCTTTCTCAGCGTTCTCCTAATTTTattggttggcataaagtttgtttaccaaagtcCCTTGGCGAATTAGAAATAAAATCCTCTGAAGTAGCTAATAAAGCCCTTCAAAtgaaatttttatggaaaatttttatggaaaaggacaatatatgggtcaaagtggtaaCAAAGAAATACTTGAGAAATTATTCACTTTTTGAACATAAACCTAATACAGTTTGCtcttggcaatggcgtaaactcATGAGTATTCGGGATATGTTTAGAAAAGGGTTAAGATGGCAGGTAGGTGATGGTAGCAATATCAAATTTTGGACTGACAATTAGGTTTTTTCTTATCCTCTTACTAGAAATACAGATAGTCATAGTAACCTTGATGTAAATCTTTTGGTTAGAGATTTTATAACTCCTGATAAACAATGGGATGTCAGTAAGTTATCTGGTGTAGTAAATAATGATATTGTTAACCAAATAATTAATATTTCATTGATGcataatgatattccagatacccttCTTTGGGGATTGTCTGTGGATGGAAATTTCTCTACAAAACATCGACATGATTAGCACAAGGCTTGTTCGATAGAAAtgttgacaaatgtgaattttaTTGGATTTCGAAACTAAATGttcctccaaaattgaaattttttctttggaaaattTGTGTAGATGATCTCCTTACGAAAAGTAGGATTCTAAGAAATCATATAACGGTCCCACCTCAATGTGTTTTGAcaggctgtcgcaaccctatcaaaaataaaaccaaccggtctctataaaatgtagtagaggcagtcgggtatcgaatccacggggagatgggaaaatgcatgctaaactaagtccgtctgagtaACTGTTTCTTGGGTTTTGATTGTTTATTCTAAACTACAGAGATTAAAATATGAAGAGGGCAAAAGAAGAACAACAGCTTAACTTTAAATAGATTGACAAATAAAGAGAGATAGccaggacagtcggttcaccatggttttctagaaGTCCAATCTAGGGCCACAGGTCAGCATAAACTCGGTCTAAAGGGCAATGAAaaagtcctttcggtccgctattcgccctaaaacaatactaacttagctttcaccctcattaacatgacctaatgttcattgcaagccttaccccttccaatctctcgatctaggtcaaggtgtaccaaatcAATTAGCTTAGTGCGTCGACTCAAACAACTAATTGCTATTGAATGCAATGATTGACAAAACAGACCCAATTTATACCAAGCCCTAATCACCTAATCATAttctccctaattaccatggctcccctatgtcctagcatagaagattagctatgcataattattaAGGAATCAATAACGACAAATAAAACAAGAGAATTGAACATAGTGAAAAATTGCTAGACAAAACAAGGGGAAGAACCAAAAGAGAAAAGAGATTAAAAGAACAAGAATGATAAATGCAAtagtaaacaattaaattaaAGATTCGAAAGTAACGATACAAGAGAGTTCCAAGCAATCAAGAGTTTTTAGGTTTTAAGAATAAAGTTCTAAGAGAGgagatgagagagagagagagagagagagaataagTAGTACCATAACTTCCGTCATTTCTCTTATTTATTCCTAGATACAAAATAGAATATCCGAAAATTAACTCAAAGATTGCGTTATCAAcagaggctctcgatcgagtagaaataaactactcgatcgagaaagatAACGGGCAAACACCTCGATCGAGAACattgaatactcgatcgaggaacatagAAAGCACCCCTCTAGATTGAGTAaagtagttactcgatcgaggaacttcaacaggataaagcatttgatcgaccAGTTTTCAGCAgccaacttagtcgatcgagctgtgTCAGCACGTATGGACTCtgaacaccttccgaaaccacttCACATATCTCTAAGTGACCGATTCCTGGCTCCGATTCTTCCTTCTCTAAAATGCATGCGATTGGGACAGGTTCAGGCTCGAAtttgctcctttccggttcatacctgcaattaatacaagacaaaccaaagtagactattcgggggacatttgtagctaaatgccACATAAATAGCagagaaatgcgtgtaaatatagggttaaaaccttatataaaatacacgcatcaaacctccccaaaccaaacctttgcttctCCCCAAGCAAACCataaatgcaactaaagacaactagtGGAACGGGTCAAACTTAccagctacaaatcgtccacccAAACCAATTAAATttaacaactaacaaagtggcaaaaaGGTAAGTGCgtacgagttaaatcaatgttttaaactactgaaccgtcgatcttgcaagactcataaatatcggattctcacgggtcactcatcacaaaaaataagcacaaggtgagtataactGTATAAGATAGGAGGGAAtaaagacgctcacctaactcaacctataagaacatgcatgcagctaacatGAAACCGATTTCCGCCGACCGTACATTTGCATTCCAACTAATCAAGACCAAGACACATGTCGAGTACTTACATATAATCtgaggtgaggcaattgggtaagaaggggcaaaataaattTTGATAGGTGGAGGTATAGCCAAGCTAGTATACCCATAACCAAATAATCAACTCATTCCGCTTCTCAACTTAATACAAAACATAGAACCGTGCCATTGTGGCAAAACATCACTCACATCAACAAAATACCCTCCATAAAAAGTAATGATGAGCAGGGGAGTGTTATTCAACGATCTTTTTCCATatgattttttctttttcttcatcattttttttctttctttcttattccTTTTTCAATTCATACTACCAACTTCAAATCTTTCAAAGCAAACCAAATCTGACATGGATAATAGCATACCCACAATAACCATgcaactagcttgacagggcaggctcaatttggatgtagttagggGGTCAAAAAGCAAATTAGGCTAATGTGAACTTAATGGGTAGTAATGAAAGaagggttgtaagttacctctccacgtgtgtcaccaccgtaaaccgaatgcatacaggtacgaAGAAAAGAATGTCATACActtgcaaattaatgttacatgtcttatagagagtactactcacatcctatatgaaactggtcatgaatatcACTAGTTTAATgaagctctaaatcttagaatgtatatgtagctTATCAATaagagagtcaagtctattcgttctgATAAGTTTAAACCAATAACtcatagattatgcacattaccatgccaacaaaatgttaagaatgtgcaaggcaagggtcaaagactcaaagtagcataaaatttccaacgttccgactcaacctagaTGCAAAAGTCAACCCggaattttgaattttatgaagttttcaatttttgtaggatttttgaaattttgaaattaaaataagcaatgcatgcgaaaataaacgtgcaaactgaaatgcaataaaaatgacaatgacatgcagacacagatatggatgcataacctccccaaaccaaaccgtacaatgtcctcattgtacaaAAACTAGgggaaggaaatgcaaactgacgAGAAAATAAGAGTGTAGGGTCGGAAAACATACAAGATATCGCAAataacgacctccccaaaccagccagcaacatgggaggtcgtaaATAGCCCCGTTATAACCTCGCAAGACACGAGACAGggcagcagtgctcgatcgagatatAAATCATTCAATCGAGTGGATGGGACTggagaaggtgctcgatcgaagaagtagggctctcgatcgaggtgACCTCTTTTgtaggcactcgatcgaagaaggggagtgttcgatcgaggataGTGGACaacaaaagtgttcgatcgagagcacaaagtgctcgatcgagtgagtcacGTGAGGTTCCTGCAGAAATCCCAACAAACAATCGAAGGAACCAACAAAGCAAGCTCAAACGTTCAGTCTATCGTATGCAAAATTACCATCTAAAGCACACAAAAATAACTAAAAGTTTTaacaaaaatacaacaaattacaagccgggttgcctcctggatagcgcaggtttaagaggtcctgcATGTCCTTTTGGCTTCATGTATGTGGCTCATCTGGATTGTCGAAGTAGAGAACTTCAACTTTGCCAACCAAGTCATTTGCTTCataataatgcttcacatattggccattcaccttaaATCTTTCGCCTTCGGAATTCTCTAattcaacggatccaaatttagtgacaacagtcaccgtataagggccactccacctggacttcagcttactaGGGAATAAGCGCAATTGGGCATTATGCAGCAGCACCTTCTGCCCAACATGGAATAATCGAGGTATGATCCTTTTGTGGTGCCAtctctttgttttctctttgtagatgcgcAAGCTATCATAgacatttagcctaaactcttccagttcatctagctgcaacaaACGATTCTCAGCACACGGCTTAGGATCATAATTTAATTCACAAATGGCACACCACGCCTTACACTCTAGTTCAActggtaaatgacaggacttcccataaaccaaccgatatcgtgatgcaccaatcggtgttttaaaggcagccCGATATGCCGATAATATGTCATCCATAtttagactccaatccttccatGATTTAGAAATTACCTTAGCCAAAATCACTTTTAGTTCCCTACTAGAGACCTCAACTTGCCCACTTGTTTGGGGATGATTCCCCAAACCgcgacgatgttggacaccgacctTAGACAGAATAGctgtgagtttcttttctttaaaaagcatccccccatcactaatgacaaccctagggataccaaatcggggaaaaataatccttttaaacattttaatcacggtcttggcatcacggTTAGGTGAAGTAATAACTTCCACCCATTTAGACAGATAGTCTACAACTACCaatatatacctgttacctttactagacgggaatgtccttggaaatcaatgccccagaaaTCAAAAACCCCGACCTCTAAAATGCCGTTTTGAGGCATCTCACGTCTCTTAGAAATATTTCCCGAGcgctggcaagcatcacaagctaaaacaaacactttagcatcggcaaataaagtaggccagtaaaaaccagattgaagtaccttagccacggttcgcgatggaccgtggtgaccaccataagaggacgAATGACAGCCTTCTAGGATTGCTTTGGTCTCTCACTGCggaatacatcgtctgtagagaccgtctgcacactccataaataaataaggatcatcccagaagtatttCTTGGCATTGTAAAGAAAgtgcttcctctgctgataagacAGGTCGGATGGTAACTCGCCACTGACAACATAGTTAGCCAAATCTGCATACCATGGGTCATGGTTAGTATTAGTAAAAACGACAAATAAAGAGTCATcgagaaaagaatcatcaataggcaaAGGATATTCCCCTTCCTGCTGCGGTAATCCCGACAGGTGATCAACTACTACATTCTCGGCGCCCGTCTTatctttgatttgcagatcaaattcctggaggagtagtatccacctcaacaatcgtggcttagcttccttcttGGCCAGAAGGTGTCTTAGCGCTGTATGGTCCGTAAATACAGTAACATCCGAACCTATCAAATAAGAGCGAAATTTCTCCAGCGCATAAACCACAACTAATAACTCCTTCTCAGTAGTCGTGTACtttacttgagcctcatccagagttcggcttgcATAGTAGATCGCGCTCAAAGCCTTGTCTTTCCActggcctaacaccgctcctagtgcataatcactagcatcacacataatctcaaaggGAAActcccagttaggaggctggataatcggtgctgaaatcaaggcccGCTTCAACCTGTTgtaagcagaaagacactcatcagtaaaaacaaagggggcatccttaagaaacaactgtgtaagtggtttagcaatttttgaaaaatccttgatgaaccggcgataaaagccagcatgaccaaggaaactcctcactcctttaacattaacaagaGGAgataattgctgaatcacttgcacctttgccttatccacctcgatgcccctatcagaaactaagtgccttaagacaactccctcgttgaccataaagtggcacttctcccagttaagcacaagattaaccttaatgcagcgctgcaatactttatcaaggttagacagacaattatcAAAATCACTCCTATAGATTCTGAAAtcgtccgtaaagacctccatattagactctatatactcagaaaatatccccatcatgcacctttgaaaagTGGTAGGGGCATTACAGAAACCAAAAGAcattctacgataagcaaaaacaccctgaggacaagtgaaagtagtcttttcctgatcatccagATGAATAAGGATctaaaagaaccctgaatatccatctaaataacagaaaaacttatgagaggctaacctttctaccatctgatcgataaaaggaaaggggaaatgatctttttttgtggcggcattcagctgtctgtaatctatgcacatccgccaaccaatcACAACTCTAGTAGCTATcaattcatttttgtcattcttaaccacctgaactggactcaccaaTTTAGAACGACCAACAGtgtagataatacctgcgtcgagtagcttcattacctcagccatcacaacatccttcATCTTCTGATTTAGTCTGCGCTGACCCTGTCTTCAAGGTTTATGATCTTCTAACTCAAtactgtgcatacaaatatcggaaTTAATGCCCTtaattgttggggttggtgtccttaacagttagtgcaaggacttataaacctctaaaaggatcaaagggcatacttttggtatcattatcagttgatccacgtttatcaataacggttggcttgctagataagtttgacgttattgtcatacagatggcggtgatcaactggtccctaaaagtcacacctataggatacgtttgagtgatgtgacggtatgaaaatacagtcatgtagatgccaattttgactaaccagttagtctgagttatttgactaataattagttaaaatgtgatgttgagatataatatttaatacggattaaatatcatgggctaaggcgaattaaccagttaattcgtaaaattaaatataagcgatttatatttgattaatgtatattggataaatataattatacgatattgtctttgtcggacacgtattaaataattcaactaatccgtgtaattggttgatgctttaatatccgataaccgatgataatgatttataattagaccgtgtcatatacacttagcgaattatgaACCGGACCACAAGtttaaattaagaggaagtggaagcccacttccccttgatccattcggttttggccgaattagagaggccataaggagagctttctcctttCACTTCTAACCTAATAGATTTGctaaaaatattagggttttgggaattgtgcctcctgaatcccggatctctcatccaacacaaactcacaaaacaatcccctcgatattgcaaggcaattaggggattctctctagcacaagggcattactcggacatcttgggtgcaacgattaggaggagatctaacttgatctctcattgccttttgcactaggaccgaaggttatttctataatttttatcgttttcattgttaatttcgtttcatgactataatctacatataaattttgcgttataatcctataaagaaagggttttatacggatctaaccctacaagtggtatctgagcgaggccacgcaaatttttctatgtgattttcatcaaacgatattTGAATCGATGATTTTGTTCAAAAAATTGTCTCGGCTGCAATTTTTTTTTACTCGGCAcaattttttttgtctcggcaatttttatgttgctgcgtttttttttgtgttgggatccgtgtctagtttacacggtgatgattgttttgttttaattttgattgcatattgttttgaaatcgatattcaTTTCAATATGTTTAAGATgcatcaaaatgattgcataaaatttcgtgtggcacaaatttttgtctcgaaaatttctgaaaaccgtgtggcctcatGTCTCGGCCTGTTTTTCTGTTTTTACATTGATTTGCGTGCTACACATTTTgtttagatcgttcgatctcaagtat is a genomic window containing:
- the LOC141628963 gene encoding uncharacterized protein LOC141628963, which encodes MWTLRDDFSKLVKKCWQYQFHGSYMLCLSRKCKFLKQKAKKWNQSTFGNIFRQLSIAEKKLENIQNELGSSHVTVLGIVRLKWLKSLMPDLTINTFIGKKKTRINKANFGDNNTKYLQNHATIRCSRNGIKQFINKDGAFFIDQNLIQQEISNEFKLRFTKNQLCHFDQNEDFKSISRLIMDEDNNFLTSKISKEEVKETVFNLAADKSPGPDGFPVEFFRKYWDIVGNSVTKTILTFFSF